From a region of the Hemibagrus wyckioides isolate EC202008001 linkage group LG06, SWU_Hwy_1.0, whole genome shotgun sequence genome:
- the LOC131353895 gene encoding trace amine-associated receptor 13c-like has translation MVEAQNSYLLEEDVIEYCYPGSNVSCLKASHNVAAKTVLYSILVFAMAITIVGNFVVIVSIAHFKQLHTPTNILVLSLALVDLLLGITVMPFSMVRSVDGCWYFGKEFCYWHSNFDFLFTGASIFHLISIATDRYQAVCYPLQYPTRITLPVAGLMAALSWIVATVYTFSTVGTKANEENLENYIASIDCLGNCFFLVNAVCASISTSLAFVLPFFVMIVLYAQIFLVSKKHARKMEGTKHGRTDVTSKKILQKVKHEKKAAKTLGIVVGAFNLCWMPYFITSVIDPFYNFTTPAIIYELFVWLGYINSTFNPIIYGLFYPWFRKTLYLIVTLKIFAPNSSDIKVYAF, from the coding sequence ATGGTGGAGgcacaaaattcatatttactGGAAGAAGATGTTATAGAGTATTGTTATCCTGGCTCAAATGTCTCTTGTCTGAAAGCTTCTCATAATGTAGCAGCAAAAACTGTTTTATATTCAATTCTGGTGTTTGCAATGGCCATTACAATTGTAGGAAATTTTGTGgtcattgtttctatagctCATTTTAAACAACTTCACACGCCAACAAACATTTTGGTGTTGTCTCTGGCTCTGGTGGATCTACTTCTGGGAATCACAGTCATGCCTTTCAGTATGGTCAGGAGTGTGGACGGCTGCTGGTACTTTGGGAAAGAATTCTGCTATTGGCATTCCAATTTCGACTTTCTCTTCACTGGTGCATCAATCTTTCACCTGATTTCTATTGCTACAGATCGATATCAAGCTGTATGCTATCCTCTTCAGTACCCAACAAGAATAACTCTTCCTGTCGCAGGACTTATGGCAGCTCTGAGTTGGATTGTGGCTACAGTGTACACTTTCAGTACTGTTGGTACAAAAGCAAATGAAGAAAACTTAGAAAATTATATTGCATCAATAGATTGTTTGGGAAATTGTTTCTTTTTGGTTAATGCTGTTTGTGCTTCTATAAGTACATCTCTTGCTTTTGTTTTGCCATTCTTTGTTATGATTGTTCTGTATGCTCAAATATTTTTGGTTTCAAAAAAGCATGCAAGGAAAATGGAGGGCACAAAACACGGCAGAACTGATGTGACCTCAAAGAAAATTTTACAAAAGgtgaaacatgaaaaaaaagcagcaaaaaCTCTTGGGATTGTTGTAGGTGCATTTAATTTATGCTGGATGCCATATTTCATTACGTCTGTCATTGATCCTTTTTACAACTTTACCACACCTGCAATCATTTATGAACTATTTGTCTGGTTGGGTTACATTAATTCAACATTCAACCCCATCATATATGGGCTTTTCTATCCATGGTTCAGAAAAACACTGTATCTCATTGTTACTCTAAAAATATTTGCACCAAACTCCTCTGATATAAAAGTTTATGcattctaa